From Cronobacter turicensis z3032, the proteins below share one genomic window:
- the ybjS gene encoding Uncharacterized protein ybjS: MKYLVTGATSGLGRNAVEALLAQGCDVRATGRDEKAGAELTALGAHFVPLELAQADDARCDALMQGCDVVWHCAAKSSPWGRAQAFHAVNVAATERLAHAAARAGVTRFIHISTPAIYFDFQHHHDVDEQYRAVRFACHYASSKYAAEQVIQTAARRFTHVTFIILRPRGLFGAHDRVIIPRLLRQLEADRGVLRLPRGGEALLDLTWVGNVVHAMRLATGQPGLVSGEAFNITNHQPQRLVEMLDSLLGDELQLQYRVQSVPWPLLAVVAQGMEIHGHLTGAEPRLTRYSAGTVSFDMTLSQEKAITRLGYRPPISLAEGVRLTGAWLRERRG; this comes from the coding sequence ATGAAATATCTGGTGACGGGCGCGACTAGCGGGCTTGGGCGTAATGCGGTCGAGGCGCTGCTGGCGCAAGGGTGTGACGTGCGCGCGACCGGGCGTGACGAAAAGGCCGGGGCCGAACTGACCGCGCTCGGCGCGCACTTCGTGCCGCTGGAGCTTGCGCAGGCCGACGATGCCCGCTGCGACGCGCTGATGCAGGGCTGTGATGTGGTATGGCACTGCGCGGCAAAGTCGTCGCCGTGGGGCCGCGCGCAGGCGTTTCACGCGGTGAATGTCGCGGCGACCGAAAGGCTGGCCCACGCCGCCGCGCGGGCGGGCGTCACGCGCTTTATTCATATCTCCACGCCCGCTATCTATTTCGATTTTCAACATCATCATGATGTCGATGAACAGTACCGGGCCGTCCGTTTCGCCTGCCACTACGCCAGCAGTAAATATGCGGCCGAACAGGTGATTCAGACGGCGGCCAGGCGATTTACGCATGTCACATTTATTATTCTGCGCCCGCGCGGGCTGTTCGGCGCGCACGATCGCGTCATTATTCCACGCCTGCTGCGCCAGCTTGAGGCCGACCGCGGCGTGCTGCGTCTGCCGCGCGGCGGCGAGGCGCTGCTGGATTTAACCTGGGTGGGCAACGTGGTGCATGCGATGCGCCTTGCCACCGGGCAGCCGGGGCTGGTCTCCGGCGAGGCGTTCAATATTACCAACCACCAGCCGCAGCGGCTGGTGGAGATGCTCGACAGCCTGCTCGGCGACGAGCTTCAGTTGCAGTATCGGGTACAGTCGGTGCCCTGGCCGCTGCTCGCGGTTGTGGCGCAGGGCATGGAAATCCACGGACATCTCACCGGCGCTGAACCGCGCCTGACGCGCTACAGCGCGGGCACCGTCAGCTTTGATATGACGTTAAGCCAGGAGAAGGCGATAACCCGGCTCGGCTATCGCCCGCCGATCTCGCTGGCGGAAGGCGTGCGGCTTACCGGCGCCTGGCTGCGCGAAAGGAGAGGCTGA
- a CDS encoding UPF0181 protein ESA_01442, with the protein MFAGLPSLTHEQQQQAVERIQELMSQGMSSGEAITQVAQEIRATHTGDRIVARFEDEDEEE; encoded by the coding sequence ATGTTTGCAGGTTTACCTTCTCTCACCCATGAACAACAACAGCAAGCGGTCGAACGTATTCAGGAGCTGATGTCGCAGGGCATGAGCAGCGGCGAGGCCATTACACAGGTCGCGCAGGAGATCCGCGCCACCCATACAGGCGATCGCATCGTCGCGCGCTTTGAAGACGAGGACGAAGAGGAATAA
- the pabB gene encoding Para-aminobenzoate synthase component 1 — translation MNTNLTPELISLPWRADALQQTFSALQHLPWAMLLHSGFAEHAHNRFDILVADPRVTLTTRGALTMTQDAEGCQHSEDDPLRLLHAALARFPFTPAPADDFPFQGGALGLFGYDLGRRFERLPAKASADLNAPDMAVGIYDWALIADHHRERLTLLCYGDANARLAWLEAQQPVNTAPFRLTTPWRSNMTREEYGEKFRQVQAYLRSGDCYQVNLAQRFRAQYEGSEWEAFLTLNAANRAPFSAFLRLPDQAILSLSPERFIRLHDGAIETRPIKGTLPRLADPAEDARQAARLAHSPKDRAENLMIVDLLRNDIGRVATPGSVKVPELFVVEPFPAVHHLVSTITATLPPQLHATDLLRASFPGGSITGAPKVRAMEIIEELEPQRRNAWCGSIGYLSFCGAMDTSITIRTLTADGGALCCSAGGGIVADSEEAAEYQETFDKVNRILHALER, via the coding sequence ATGAATACGAACCTGACTCCTGAACTGATCTCCCTGCCCTGGCGCGCCGATGCGCTGCAACAGACCTTTTCTGCGCTACAACATCTGCCCTGGGCGATGTTGCTGCACTCGGGTTTTGCCGAGCACGCCCATAACCGTTTCGACATTCTGGTGGCCGACCCGCGCGTCACGCTGACCACGCGGGGGGCGCTCACTATGACGCAAGACGCAGAGGGTTGCCAGCACAGTGAAGACGATCCGCTGCGTCTGCTGCACGCGGCGCTGGCGCGTTTTCCGTTTACACCCGCGCCAGCGGACGATTTCCCGTTTCAGGGCGGCGCGCTCGGGCTGTTCGGCTACGATCTCGGGCGACGCTTCGAGCGGCTGCCCGCCAAGGCCAGCGCCGATCTCAACGCGCCGGACATGGCGGTCGGCATTTATGACTGGGCGCTGATTGCCGATCATCACCGCGAGCGGCTGACGCTGCTCTGCTATGGCGACGCCAACGCGCGCCTCGCCTGGCTTGAAGCCCAGCAGCCTGTTAACACCGCGCCGTTTCGCTTAACCACGCCCTGGCGCTCGAACATGACGCGCGAAGAATATGGCGAGAAATTCCGCCAGGTGCAGGCGTATCTGCGAAGCGGCGACTGCTACCAGGTCAATCTCGCGCAGCGTTTTCGCGCGCAATACGAGGGCAGCGAATGGGAAGCGTTTTTAACGCTCAATGCCGCTAACCGCGCCCCGTTCAGCGCCTTTCTGCGCCTGCCGGATCAGGCGATTTTAAGCCTGTCGCCGGAGCGGTTTATTCGTCTGCATGACGGCGCGATTGAAACGCGCCCGATCAAAGGCACGCTGCCGCGTCTGGCCGACCCGGCTGAAGACGCCCGTCAGGCCGCGCGGCTGGCGCACTCGCCTAAAGATCGCGCCGAGAACCTGATGATTGTCGATCTGCTGCGTAACGATATTGGCCGCGTGGCGACGCCTGGCAGCGTGAAAGTGCCGGAGCTGTTTGTGGTCGAGCCGTTCCCGGCGGTGCATCATCTGGTCAGCACTATTACCGCGACGCTGCCGCCGCAACTACACGCGACCGATCTGCTGCGCGCGAGTTTCCCCGGCGGCTCTATCACCGGCGCGCCCAAGGTGCGGGCGATGGAAATTATCGAAGAGCTGGAGCCGCAACGGCGCAACGCCTGGTGCGGCAGCATCGGTTATCTCAGCTTCTGCGGCGCGATGGACACCAGTATTACCATCCGCACGCTGACCGCCGACGGCGGCGCGCTCTGTTGCTCTGCGGGCGGCGGCATCGTGGCGGACAGCGAGGAAGCGGCGGAATATCAGGAAACTTTTGATAAAGTTAACCGTATCCTGCACGCATTAGAGAGGTAA
- the nudL gene encoding Uncharacterized Nudix hydrolase nudL yields the protein MREVTMENNPLTLDRFLSRFQLLRPQMSRSSLNQRQAAVLVPVVRRPEPGLLLTQRAATLRKHAGQVAFPGGAVDATDASLIAAALREAQEEVAIPPEAVEVIGVLPPVDSVTGFQVTPVVGIIPPDLPYHASEDEVAAVFEMPLAEALRLGRYYPLDIHRRGNHHRVWLSWYQHYFVWGMTAGIIRELALQIGQKP from the coding sequence ATTAGAGAGGTAACGATGGAGAATAATCCGCTGACGCTCGACCGGTTTTTATCGCGTTTCCAGCTCCTGCGCCCGCAGATGAGCCGCTCCAGTCTGAATCAGCGCCAGGCCGCGGTGCTGGTGCCGGTGGTGCGCCGCCCGGAACCGGGCCTGCTGCTGACGCAGCGCGCCGCCACGCTTCGCAAACACGCGGGCCAGGTGGCATTCCCCGGCGGGGCCGTGGATGCCACCGATGCGTCGCTGATTGCGGCGGCGCTGCGCGAAGCCCAGGAAGAAGTGGCCATCCCGCCCGAGGCGGTAGAGGTTATCGGCGTGCTGCCGCCGGTCGACAGCGTGACCGGGTTTCAGGTGACGCCCGTGGTGGGCATTATCCCGCCGGATCTACCTTATCACGCCAGCGAAGATGAAGTGGCGGCGGTCTTTGAGATGCCGCTCGCCGAGGCGTTACGGCTCGGTCGCTATTACCCGCTCGACATCCACCGGCGCGGCAACCATCACCGCGTGTGGCTCTCCTGGTATCAGCACTATTTTGTCTGGGGCATGACCGCAGGCATTATTCGTGAGCTGGCGCTACAAATCGGCCAGAAACCCTGA
- the sdaA gene encoding L-serine dehydratase 1 — protein sequence MISLFDMFKVGIGPSSSHTVGPMKAGKQFVDDLVEKGLLQDVTRVAVDVYGSLSLTGKGHHTDIAIIMGLAGNEPATVDIDAIPAFIRDVETRGRLLLAQGAHEVDFPKDNGMRFQSDNLPLHENGMTIHAWSGEKEIYTKTYYSIGGGFIVDEEHFGKADSNEVSVPYPFHSAKDLLAHCKETGLSLSGLMMKNELALHSKKEIEDYFADVWQTMRACIDRGMNTEGVLPGPLRVPRRASALRRLLVSSDKLSNDPMIVVDWVNMFALAVNEENAAGGRVVTAPTNGACGIVPAVLAYYDHFIESVSPDIYIRYFLAAGAIGALYKMNASISGAEVGCQGEVGVACSMAAAGLAELLGASPEQVCVAAEIGMEHNLGLTCDPVAGQVQVPCIERNAIASVKAINASRMAMRRTSEPRVSLDKVIETMYETGKDMNAKYRETSRGGLAIKVQCD from the coding sequence GTGATTAGTCTATTCGACATGTTTAAGGTGGGCATTGGCCCCTCCTCTTCCCATACCGTAGGTCCGATGAAGGCCGGGAAGCAGTTCGTCGATGACCTGGTCGAAAAAGGATTATTGCAGGACGTGACCCGCGTCGCGGTGGACGTCTACGGCTCGCTCTCATTGACCGGCAAAGGCCACCACACTGATATCGCCATTATTATGGGCCTGGCGGGCAACGAACCCGCCACGGTGGATATCGACGCCATACCTGCGTTTATCCGTGATGTCGAAACCCGCGGTCGCCTGCTGCTCGCGCAGGGCGCACATGAAGTCGATTTCCCGAAAGACAACGGCATGCGTTTTCAGAGCGACAATCTGCCGCTGCATGAAAACGGCATGACCATTCACGCCTGGAGCGGCGAGAAAGAGATCTACACCAAAACCTATTATTCCATCGGCGGCGGTTTTATCGTCGACGAAGAGCATTTCGGCAAAGCCGACAGCAATGAAGTGAGCGTGCCGTATCCGTTCCACTCCGCCAAAGATTTGCTGGCGCATTGCAAAGAGACCGGCCTGTCGCTCTCCGGCCTGATGATGAAAAACGAGCTGGCCCTGCACAGCAAAAAAGAGATTGAAGACTATTTCGCCGATGTCTGGCAGACCATGCGCGCCTGTATCGATCGCGGTATGAATACCGAAGGCGTGCTGCCGGGCCCACTGCGCGTACCGCGTCGCGCCTCCGCGCTGCGCCGCCTGCTGGTTTCCAGCGACAAGCTCTCCAACGACCCGATGATCGTGGTGGACTGGGTGAATATGTTTGCGCTTGCCGTGAACGAAGAGAACGCCGCGGGCGGCCGTGTGGTCACCGCGCCGACCAACGGCGCGTGCGGTATCGTACCGGCGGTACTGGCCTACTACGATCACTTTATCGAGTCGGTCAGCCCCGATATTTACATTCGTTACTTCCTGGCGGCGGGCGCTATCGGCGCGCTGTATAAGATGAACGCGTCTATCTCCGGCGCCGAAGTGGGCTGTCAGGGCGAAGTAGGCGTCGCGTGCTCAATGGCGGCGGCGGGCCTGGCGGAACTGCTGGGCGCGAGCCCGGAGCAGGTCTGCGTGGCGGCGGAAATCGGTATGGAGCATAACCTGGGGCTGACCTGCGACCCTGTCGCGGGCCAGGTGCAGGTGCCGTGCATCGAACGTAACGCGATTGCCTCCGTGAAGGCGATCAACGCCTCGCGTATGGCGATGCGCCGCACCAGCGAGCCGCGCGTCTCGCTCGATAAAGTCATCGAGACCATGTACGAAACCGGCAAAGATATGAACGCCAAATACCGTGAAACCTCACGTGGCGGCCTGGCCATTAAGGTCCAGTGCGATTAA
- the yoaD gene encoding Uncharacterized protein yoaD, whose product MRYLADRKQYQHDTTRYAARAVETIEELLVPLDAARAALLPLVGMPCLQVHRQLREMAASLQTVRSIALVNDGILYCSSIFGERNVPVHQLQPHLPAPKPLMRLSRDSSLIKGSPVLILWTPSLDNGQSGVLQSVNIEFIASLLLNPDPPVIEHVLFDVAGKHLEYGRGLSETSHASEGLTQYQQTSERYPFSVTLLGPSPDALALKNLPGQLPLAVLLSLLIGYIAWLATARRMSFSWEINLGIANNEFEVYCQPLVSGKTGECTGVELLLRWNNPRLGPIAPDVFIPLAEQLKLINALTRYVLIKTVAQRHYFPASADFHIGVNIAASHFHQGVIIDDLKRYWYPSSPVQPLFLELTERDALPEVDYRVAHDLRQLGVKLAIDDFGTGQSSLSYLETLSPDVLKMDKRFTAAIGTDAVNSTVTDIIIAMARRLKIELVAEGVETEEQAAYLCRLGVPVLQGYLFAHPMPLSELPQWLEQRRAHPGTPFWRRRLPAPMV is encoded by the coding sequence ATACGCTATCTTGCCGACCGTAAACAGTATCAGCACGACACCACGCGCTACGCCGCCCGCGCGGTAGAAACGATTGAAGAACTCCTGGTGCCGCTCGATGCCGCCCGCGCCGCGCTGCTGCCGCTGGTGGGCATGCCGTGCCTGCAGGTGCATCGCCAGTTGCGCGAAATGGCCGCCAGCCTGCAGACGGTACGCTCCATTGCGCTGGTTAATGACGGCATCCTCTACTGCTCAAGTATTTTCGGCGAGCGCAACGTGCCGGTGCATCAGTTACAGCCCCACCTCCCCGCTCCGAAACCCCTGATGCGACTGTCGCGCGACAGCTCGCTGATTAAGGGAAGCCCGGTGCTGATCCTCTGGACGCCCTCTCTCGATAACGGCCAGTCGGGCGTATTGCAGTCGGTCAATATTGAGTTCATCGCCAGCCTTCTGCTGAACCCGGACCCGCCCGTTATCGAGCATGTGCTGTTCGACGTGGCGGGCAAACATCTGGAATATGGTCGTGGTCTGAGCGAAACGTCGCACGCGAGCGAAGGGCTGACGCAATACCAGCAGACCTCGGAGCGCTACCCGTTCTCCGTGACACTGCTGGGCCCCTCGCCGGACGCGCTGGCGCTGAAAAATCTGCCGGGCCAGTTGCCGCTTGCGGTGCTGCTGAGCCTGCTGATTGGTTATATCGCCTGGCTTGCGACCGCCCGACGCATGAGTTTCTCCTGGGAGATTAATCTCGGCATCGCTAACAATGAGTTTGAAGTCTATTGCCAGCCGCTGGTGAGCGGGAAAACCGGCGAATGCACAGGCGTGGAGCTGTTGCTGCGCTGGAACAACCCGCGTCTTGGGCCGATTGCGCCGGATGTGTTTATCCCGCTTGCCGAACAGCTCAAGCTGATTAACGCGCTGACGCGTTATGTGCTGATAAAGACCGTCGCGCAGCGCCACTATTTTCCGGCGTCTGCCGATTTTCATATCGGGGTGAATATCGCCGCCAGCCATTTTCATCAGGGGGTGATCATTGACGATCTGAAGCGCTACTGGTATCCCTCCAGCCCGGTCCAGCCGCTGTTTCTGGAACTCACCGAGCGCGACGCGTTGCCGGAAGTGGATTATCGCGTGGCCCATGATTTACGTCAGCTGGGCGTGAAACTGGCGATCGACGATTTCGGCACCGGTCAGAGCTCGCTCTCGTATCTGGAAACGCTCAGCCCGGATGTCCTCAAAATGGATAAACGCTTTACGGCCGCTATTGGCACCGACGCGGTGAACTCGACCGTCACGGACATTATTATCGCGATGGCGAGAAGGCTGAAAATCGAACTGGTGGCGGAAGGGGTGGAAACTGAAGAGCAGGCCGCGTATTTGTGCCGCCTTGGCGTGCCGGTATTGCAGGGGTATTTATTCGCGCACCCGATGCCGCTCAGCGAGCTGCCGCAGTGGCTGGAACAACGGCGCGCCCATCCGGGCACGCCGTTCTGGCGCCGGAGACTTCCGGCGCCGATGGTCTGA
- the yoaE gene encoding UPF0053 inner membrane protein yoaE, with protein MEFLMDPSIWVGLATLVVLEIVLGIDNLVFIAILADKLPPKQRDKARLIGLSLALVMRLGLLSLISWMVTLTRPLFSVWELSFSGRDLIMLFGGLFLLFKATTELHERLENRQHNDSHGKGYASFWVVVAQIVVLDAVFSLDAVITAVGMVNHLPVMMAAVVIAMGVMLLASKPLTNFVNAHPTVVVLCLSFLLMIGLSLVAEGFGFHIPKGYLYAAIGFSIIIEFFNQVARRNFLKHQSNLPLRARTAEAILRLMGNRRRPAPVSETEHHTVVPVHAEAFAEEERYMINGVLTLASRSLRSIMTPRGEISWVDANRSVDEIREQLLSSPHSLFPVCRGELDEIIGVVRAKELLVALEEGVDVAAIASATPVIVVPETLDPINLLGVLRRARGSFVIVNNEFGVVQGLVTPLDVLEAIAGEFPDADETPEIVNDGDGWLVKGSTDLHALQQTLDLPSLVNDEEDIATVAGLVIAINGQIPCVGDELAMPPLRITIVEANPYRVDLVRVVKDTPHHDEEE; from the coding sequence ATGGAATTCTTAATGGACCCCTCGATATGGGTGGGCTTAGCAACGCTTGTGGTGCTGGAGATAGTCCTCGGCATCGACAACCTGGTGTTTATTGCCATTCTCGCGGATAAACTGCCGCCGAAGCAGCGCGATAAAGCGCGTTTGATTGGTTTATCCCTGGCGCTGGTGATGCGTCTGGGTCTGTTGTCGCTGATCTCCTGGATGGTGACGCTCACCCGTCCGCTCTTCAGCGTATGGGAACTGAGCTTCTCCGGCCGTGATTTGATCATGCTGTTCGGCGGTCTGTTCCTGTTGTTCAAGGCCACGACCGAGCTCCATGAAAGGCTGGAAAACCGTCAGCATAATGACAGCCACGGTAAAGGCTATGCCAGCTTCTGGGTTGTCGTGGCGCAGATTGTGGTACTGGACGCCGTCTTCTCGCTGGATGCTGTGATTACCGCCGTGGGCATGGTGAACCATCTGCCGGTAATGATGGCTGCGGTGGTGATTGCGATGGGCGTCATGCTGCTCGCCTCGAAGCCGCTGACGAACTTCGTCAACGCGCATCCAACGGTCGTGGTGCTCTGTCTGAGCTTCCTGCTGATGATTGGTCTGAGTCTCGTGGCGGAAGGCTTTGGTTTCCATATTCCGAAAGGCTACCTCTACGCGGCGATTGGCTTCTCTATCATTATTGAATTCTTCAACCAGGTGGCGCGTCGCAACTTCCTGAAGCATCAGTCTAACCTGCCGCTGCGCGCGCGTACGGCGGAAGCGATTCTGCGTCTGATGGGCAATCGTCGCCGTCCGGCGCCGGTCAGTGAAACGGAGCATCACACCGTGGTGCCTGTCCATGCCGAGGCGTTTGCGGAAGAAGAGCGTTACATGATCAACGGCGTGCTGACGCTGGCGTCCCGTTCGCTTCGCAGCATCATGACGCCGCGCGGCGAAATCAGCTGGGTGGATGCGAACCGCAGCGTGGATGAAATTCGCGAGCAGTTATTGTCCTCACCGCACAGCCTGTTCCCGGTGTGCCGCGGCGAGCTGGATGAAATCATCGGCGTGGTGCGTGCGAAGGAGCTGTTAGTGGCGCTGGAAGAGGGCGTTGACGTCGCGGCAATCGCCTCGGCGACGCCAGTGATTGTCGTGCCGGAGACGCTGGACCCCATCAACCTGCTCGGCGTGCTGCGTCGCGCGCGCGGCAGCTTTGTTATCGTTAATAACGAGTTTGGCGTGGTGCAAGGGCTGGTGACGCCGCTGGACGTGCTGGAGGCCATCGCCGGGGAATTCCCGGACGCCGACGAAACGCCGGAAATCGTCAACGATGGCGACGGCTGGCTGGTGAAAGGCTCAACCGACCTCCATGCGCTGCAGCAGACGCTGGATCTCCCGTCGCTCGTTAATGACGAAGAGGATATCGCGACGGTCGCCGGGCTGGTTATCGCCATCAACGGGCAGATCCCGTGCGTGGGCGATGAACTGGCGATGCCGCCGCTGCGTATTACTATCGTCGAGGCTAACCCTTACCGCGTCGATCTGGTGCGTGTGGTGAAAGACACGCCGCACCACGACGAAGAAGAGTAA
- the manX gene encoding PTS system mannose-specific EIIAB component codes for MTIAIVIGTHGWAAEQLLKTAEMLLGEQENVGWIDFVPGENAETLIEKYNAQLEKLDTSKGVVFLVDTWGGSPFNAASRIVVDKPNYEVVAGVNIPMLVETLMARDDDPSFDELIAIAVETGREGVKALKAKPAVKAAPAAPAPKAAAPARPMGPNDYMVIGLARIDDRLIHGQVATRWTKETNVSRIIVVSDEVAADNVRKTLLTQVAPPGVTAHVVDVAKMIRVYNNPKYAGERVMLLFTNPTDVERVVEGGVKITSVNIGGMAYRQGKTQVNNAVSVDEKDIEAFKKLNARGIELEVRKVSNDPRLKMMDLLSKAAK; via the coding sequence GTGACCATTGCTATTGTCATAGGCACGCATGGCTGGGCGGCTGAACAACTGCTCAAAACAGCAGAAATGCTGTTGGGCGAGCAGGAAAACGTAGGCTGGATCGATTTCGTCCCCGGCGAAAATGCGGAAACCTTGATCGAAAAATATAACGCACAGCTCGAAAAACTGGACACCAGCAAAGGCGTTGTCTTTCTGGTCGATACCTGGGGCGGCAGTCCGTTCAACGCGGCGAGCCGCATTGTTGTGGACAAGCCCAATTATGAAGTCGTCGCCGGGGTGAATATCCCGATGCTCGTCGAAACCTTAATGGCGCGCGATGATGACCCCTCTTTCGATGAACTGATAGCGATTGCCGTTGAGACCGGCCGCGAAGGCGTTAAGGCGCTGAAAGCCAAACCCGCTGTAAAAGCCGCTCCCGCAGCTCCTGCCCCGAAAGCGGCGGCGCCTGCCAGGCCGATGGGGCCGAACGACTATATGGTCATCGGCCTCGCCCGTATCGACGACCGTCTGATTCACGGCCAGGTCGCCACCCGCTGGACCAAAGAGACCAACGTTTCGCGCATTATCGTGGTGAGCGATGAAGTCGCCGCCGACAACGTGCGTAAAACGCTGCTCACTCAGGTGGCTCCACCAGGCGTCACCGCGCACGTGGTGGATGTCGCCAAAATGATCCGCGTTTATAACAACCCGAAATATGCGGGCGAGCGCGTAATGCTGCTGTTCACCAACCCGACCGATGTTGAGCGCGTCGTGGAAGGCGGCGTCAAAATCACCTCCGTCAATATCGGCGGGATGGCCTATCGCCAGGGCAAAACCCAGGTGAATAACGCGGTGTCTGTCGATGAGAAAGACATCGAGGCCTTTAAGAAACTCAACGCGCGCGGCATTGAGCTGGAAGTGCGTAAAGTCTCTAACGATCCCCGTTTAAAAATGATGGATTTGCTCAGCAAAGCCGCGAAATAA
- the manY gene encoding Mannose permease IIC component: MEITTLQIVLVFIVACIAGMESVLDEFQFHRPLVACTLIGAVLGDMKTGIIIGGTLEMIALGWMNIGAAVAPDAALASIISTILVIAGHQSIGAGIALAIPLAAAGQVLTIIVRTITVGFQHAADKAAESGNLSALSWIHVSSLFLQAMRIAIPAVIVAISVGTSEVQSMLSAIPQVVTGGLNIAGGMIVVVGYAMVINMMRAGYLMPFFYLGFVTAAFTNFNLVALGVIGAVMAVLYIQLSPKYNRSAAAPAHTAGANDLDNELD, encoded by the coding sequence ATGGAGATTACCACTCTTCAGATTGTGCTGGTGTTCATCGTCGCCTGTATCGCTGGTATGGAATCGGTGCTTGATGAATTTCAGTTCCACCGCCCGCTGGTGGCCTGTACTCTGATCGGTGCAGTACTGGGGGATATGAAAACCGGCATTATCATCGGCGGTACGCTGGAAATGATAGCGCTCGGTTGGATGAACATCGGTGCTGCCGTGGCGCCTGACGCCGCGCTGGCGTCCATCATCTCGACCATTCTGGTTATCGCCGGGCATCAGAGCATCGGCGCCGGTATCGCGCTGGCGATTCCGCTGGCCGCGGCAGGCCAGGTGCTGACCATCATCGTGCGTACCATTACCGTCGGCTTCCAGCACGCGGCGGATAAGGCGGCGGAAAGCGGCAACCTCAGTGCGCTGTCCTGGATCCACGTCTCGTCCCTCTTCCTGCAGGCGATGCGTATCGCTATTCCGGCAGTCATCGTGGCGATTTCCGTCGGCACCAGCGAAGTGCAGAGCATGCTGAGCGCTATCCCGCAAGTCGTGACCGGCGGCCTTAACATCGCAGGCGGCATGATTGTGGTGGTCGGTTACGCGATGGTCATCAACATGATGCGCGCGGGCTACCTGATGCCGTTCTTCTATCTCGGCTTCGTTACCGCCGCGTTCACCAACTTCAACCTCGTGGCGCTGGGCGTCATCGGCGCCGTTATGGCGGTGCTCTATATCCAGCTGAGCCCGAAATATAACCGCTCCGCAGCGGCACCCGCGCACACTGCTGGCGCGAACGATCTTGATAACGAACTGGATTAA
- the manZ gene encoding Mannose permease IID component, giving the protein MTKTTGEKKLTPGDVRGVFIRSNLFQGSWNFERMQALGFCFSMIPAIRRLYPENNEARRQAIKRHLEFFNTHPYVAAPVLGVTLAMEEQRANGAEIDDGAINGIKVGLMGPLAGVGDPIFWGTVRPVFAALGAGIAMSGSLLGPLLFFVLFNLVRLATRYYGVAYGYRKGVDIVKDMGGGFLQKLTEGASILGLFVMGALVNKWTHVNIPLVVSRITDQNGTEKVTTVQTILDQLMPGLVPLLLTFACMWLLRRKVNPLWIIVGFFVIGIAGYAVGLLGQ; this is encoded by the coding sequence ATGACTAAAACAACTGGTGAGAAAAAACTGACCCCGGGCGACGTGCGCGGCGTGTTTATCCGCTCCAACCTCTTCCAGGGATCGTGGAACTTTGAACGCATGCAGGCGCTCGGCTTCTGCTTCTCGATGATACCGGCGATCCGCCGCCTCTATCCGGAAAACAACGAGGCGCGTCGTCAGGCCATTAAACGTCATCTGGAGTTTTTCAACACGCATCCGTATGTGGCGGCCCCGGTGCTCGGCGTGACGCTGGCGATGGAAGAGCAGCGCGCCAACGGCGCGGAGATCGACGACGGCGCGATTAACGGTATCAAAGTGGGCCTGATGGGGCCGCTGGCAGGCGTCGGCGACCCGATTTTCTGGGGTACGGTACGTCCGGTGTTCGCCGCGCTCGGCGCGGGTATCGCCATGAGCGGCAGCCTGCTCGGCCCGCTGCTGTTCTTCGTGCTGTTTAACCTGGTGCGCCTCGCCACGCGCTACTACGGCGTGGCTTACGGCTACCGTAAAGGCGTCGATATCGTTAAAGACATGGGCGGCGGATTCCTGCAAAAACTGACCGAGGGGGCGTCAATTCTCGGCCTGTTTGTGATGGGGGCGTTGGTTAACAAGTGGACGCATGTGAACATTCCACTGGTGGTATCACGCATCACCGACCAGAACGGCACGGAAAAAGTCACCACGGTGCAAACTATCCTTGACCAGTTGATGCCGGGCCTGGTGCCGCTGCTGCTCACCTTCGCCTGTATGTGGCTGCTGCGCAGGAAAGTGAACCCGCTGTGGATTATCGTTGGGTTCTTCGTGATTGGTATTGCCGGTTACGCGGTCGGCCTGCTCGGCCAGTAA
- a CDS encoding UPF0266 membrane protein CKO_01158, which translates to MTLTDGVLVIFIIALLGWAMYDQWGTERRHGNTLLRVPLLKRGRADSLIFTGLVAILIWQNIASHGALLTTWLLGALALVAIYLFWLREPQLRFKREGFFFAGGWVKYDQIKAMNLSEDGILVMQLARRRLLIRVKNIDDLESIYQFMINNQ; encoded by the coding sequence ATGACGCTGACTGATGGAGTTCTGGTCATTTTTATTATCGCGCTGCTGGGCTGGGCCATGTATGACCAGTGGGGAACCGAGCGTCGCCACGGGAATACCCTGCTGCGCGTACCGCTGCTAAAACGCGGACGCGCCGACAGCCTGATCTTCACTGGCCTGGTCGCCATTCTTATCTGGCAGAACATCGCCTCACACGGCGCGCTGCTCACCACCTGGCTGCTGGGTGCGCTGGCGTTAGTCGCGATTTATCTTTTCTGGCTCAGAGAGCCGCAATTACGCTTTAAACGTGAAGGCTTTTTCTTTGCCGGCGGCTGGGTGAAATATGACCAGATTAAAGCAATGAATTTATCTGAAGACGGCATTCTGGTCATGCAATTAGCAAGGCGCAGATTGCTTATCCGCGTTAAAAATATCGATGATCTGGAGAGCATTTATCAATTTATGATTAACAATCAATAA